The following is a genomic window from Amycolatopsis acidiphila.
CACTCCGTGGGGTAGTTCACCAGGCCCGCCCCGGTCAGCGCCGCCACCAGCAGGTCCCGGTTGCGCCGGGCTTCCGCCGGAATGCCCGTCGCGGCGGTGAAGCAGGCGCCGGCGCTGGCCTCCGGGTTCGCGTTGACCGCGGTGCCCAGGTCCAGTGCCGCGCCGTCGCCGGTGGCGAGCGTCAGGTCCACGGCGCCGCCGGTGCAGTGCGGCGCGACCTCCGGTGGCGAGACGAACTTGCTCGCCTCGACGTGCAGTCGCTCGTCCGTCCACTTCGGATACATCGCGCGCAGTTCCTCGCGGTACTCCGCGAAATACCGCTGTTGTAGCTTCGGTGGCCGGTAGCACTCGATGACCAGCAGCCGCACGCCGTCCGGTAAGGCCGCCTGAGCGGCGAGCAGCCGGTCCAGGACCCCGCTTCGCGCCAGGGCGTAGGCGCCGAGTGGATCGGCGGCGTGCGCTCCGAGGCGGAGCCCGGGGACCTCGCGGAGATCGACGAGTGGTTCCCCGTTCTCCCCGGCGGAGATGGCGGCGATCAGTGGGTCGGACAGCAGGACGGTCATGATCACATCCTGCCGGGTCCGGGATCAGCGCGGCGTGCGCCGATCCCGGCCGCGATCAGGAACCTCGACCGCTCGCGCAGCGGTCGGGCGACCCGTTGTCCAGCACCTGCTGGACCGGAACCTGGACGAGGGGGACCGTGAGGTTGCTCCGGCACAACGCCGGAGGTATGTCGAGGTGGCGCATGGCGTCCACGCCGTCCATCGTCACCGGTGTGATCCCCTGCGCCGACGCCTGGCCGCCGGAGGCGAACCCGCCGAGCACCACGCCGGCGCCCATCGCGATGAGGCCGAATCTCCTGAGCACACGAACTCCTTGCTGCAGACACTTCCCGGACGGGCAGAAAATAGTGCCCTTCGGGCGTTCGGTCCGCTTCTGTCAGTCGTCCGGGTCACCCTCCCAGGAAAACCCCAGGACGGTTTCACCCGCTCGGCTGACGGCTGACGGCTCGGCCGGGGAGGCGCGGCCTGTCTTCCGGTACGAGCTGCGGCGGGGC
Proteins encoded in this region:
- a CDS encoding M15 family metallopeptidase, which codes for MTVLLSDPLIAAISAGENGEPLVDLREVPGLRLGAHAADPLGAYALARSGVLDRLLAAQAALPDGVRLLVIECYRPPKLQQRYFAEYREELRAMYPKWTDERLHVEASKFVSPPEVAPHCTGGAVDLTLATGDGAALDLGTAVNANPEASAGACFTAATGIPAEARRNRDLLVAALTGAGLVNYPTEWWHWSYGERYWAHVTGTRETRYSAVTPPVA